The window CAGAGTTCGTTGATGTTTTTTAGTTTCTCCCGCGTTTAACTCATCCCGTCTTACATGCATGTGGTTTCATCTCGCTTTTACCTATTATCTTTAAGTTTTAGGGTCAAATAGCTCATTGACAATGACTACACTAAGTGGTCGGGTTTCAAATCCCGACAACTCTATTTGTTAATGGAATTTTAACACATAGTAAGATAAGTTTTTGTAGTACATACTTCAAGTTCAAGGATATTCACTCATCTGAATgtataaagataataatgaaaattattttaagttttatttatcagcttaaatttaaattttagatTCAATGGTTCTTGAGAAGATGGACTAGTTCTGGTTCGAGAATATTGGATATTATCAGCATTGCAGTTGCTCTGTAATATCATATTTATATTGGACAATATCCACTCgcgatacaaaaaaaaaaaaaaaaagaattaagaCTCAAAATGACGTTAGAATCAAGACTCAAAAAGACAATTAAGTTAGTAGGTATTAATTGAGTTGTTTCAAAATTTTACCGAACACTTTTTGGTAATTCTGGAAAATAGAAACAAATTGTCACTTAATccaaatcaaatttttattattaactcTGCCTTTAAATTAGTAATATTtggtaaattagtttaaactaattgtatttagattaatttatcaaatatttttaACTGGAGAACTAAGttgataattaaaatttaatttgagCTAAATTGATTTGTCTATTAAGGGTTATTTTCACCCTTAGTTCGTGATAAAACTCAACTTGATGGGCCTTTTCTTCTCTGTTTCCAagtttaaaattaaacaaacaacCCAGAAAACAGTGCATTAACGAAATTTCTGATGGAGTTCTAATTCGTTGAGCAAAACATTTTCATACATTACTAGAATCTTTAAAAATTTCCGCCAAGCATTTGGTGGGatacaaatataagatcaaaGATCTATCAACAATTACTATATATGTATTGTAGAGGTTCTAAACAACATATTTTACAAGTGtcagaaaaaagaagaaaaattcaaCCAGAATCTTCCAAAATACTAACCAAATCCAACCGTTGATCTTCTGTCAATTCAGAAGGAAACTCAACCAAGAAGTTGACTCTAAGATCACCTCTTTTTCCATGGTCTTTAGTGTTAGGCATACCCTGTCCTTGAATAAGTTTATGATATCCAGGGTAAATGATAATATCATCAAACATGAGAGAGAAGTTGTTTCCACCCAATAAAGGAATGGAAATTTCAGAAGCAGTTAGAGCTTTGATTAATGGGATTTCAATTGTTAATTCCAAATTATCACCTTCTCTTCGGAACAAAGAATGCTTTTTCTCAGCAATTATAAATGTTATATCTGCTGGTAGACTTCCTGGTCTCTCGTTTCCCATCCCTTCAAATGTTACTTTTGTTCCTTTTTTCCATCCTGGCTTCACATTTATCGTTAGCATTTCCTCTTCCTGAATTATTTGTCTGCACTCAACCAGTGAATAGAATAGAGTTGTCAATTTCTAACATAACAACACGATTTACAGAGGTAGTTCGTTTGACTCGACCCGCAATTATCATTTTTGTGTCAGTTATATCACATATAATAACGTGGAATATATAAATCACCTAACATGATTATAATATGATAACCCCTTTTGACATCCTAGCAAtgaatataggcttaatacatcatttgccttctgaacttgtccaaaaaatttgattggccacctgaactttcaaagtgtcccgatagcccccTTGAACttgaataaaatattcagttagccccctgaacttgcaaaaaaatgtaatcaatttgatcactcggttgcaaaaaaaaaatatgttaaatgcggaagatgtattgcacgagtcttacaaaaagtaaaacgaccaaaatcaggATATACGGttttaatattagagaagacaaattttatagttaaataagtaataacttcatttttaatctatttttgaattatgtaataatattttaagatgcgtggaatacatcttccgcatttaactaacttttttgcgaccgaatgatcaattgattacattttttgcaagttcagggggctcactgaacattttatgcaagttcaaggggctatcgggacactttgaaagttcaggggccaatcaagctttttggacaagtttagagggcaaatgatgtattaaaccatgAATATATTATTGACACTTATCGTCGGTATTTCATCTTCCTCAATTATTCGTATGCATCCAACCATCGGATAGAGTTGTCACGTTTGACTTGAGCAGTTTGATATAATTACcatttttatgtatttatatcatatataataacGTGGAATATATAAATCACACAACATAATAACTCATTTTGACACCTATCAATGAATATATCATGGCCTGACATTATCATCCAATTTCTATTTATCTATCAACAAATCAATAATTATTGACACTTATAACAGTCAATCATATTTGGTGCCTCACGTATAACAATCAATCACATTTGATCTAAATTAGATGAAAATTAGCATGTATGTAAGAAGACTCATTAAATTGGGCAAGAGATAATTACTAATTGGAACTGTTCTCCAAAATTGTAGAAGGGAAGAAACAAGTGATTTTCAAGTATGAAATATTATGTGAAAATTGAGGCAACTATGCAGATTGACACAACACAATCCCATTAGAAATCATAGTACATAAACATCTAACAGATCTCCTTACATACGTACTAATTTccgtttaaaatataaattagacCAAGTGTAAGCAATTGCAATATGCCAGAGGCCGAATGTCACAAAATAACAGGTTAAGGAAAAAACACAAACATTTTTTATAGGTCAGAGTTGTCACAAAAGCTTAAAGCACTATAGACgtctgacctatccaaaatgttACTCATTACTCCCTTAATAaattatttggtaacatttgccCTCTAAGCTATTCAAAATGTTTAAATATTGGTTTTTGGCTCCTGACCTGTTATTTGGTATTTGTTCCCTCATTTCTtaaaattggtgaaatttcaatcaATATGGATATCATCCACATTGATTGAGATTACCAGTTCTGATAGAGCAAATGTTACTAAATAATAGATAACGAGATACAAAATTAACATTTTGGATAGTTCAAGAGAGTAAATGTTACCAAGGCCAACATTTTGGATGGGTGAAGGGCATAGTGCTTTAAGCCTTCAATAGCTTAGGAGGCAAACGCTAACATCTTTAATAGCTAAATAATACTTTATgcctaaaatttaattttagatATGCTAATCTAGAAAGAGAGGTGAAGGAGATAGAAAACGAACCCAGTGTTTGTAAGAACATCTCTAGTAACCTTAATCTTCTTAGTACAGCCAAAACTCAACTCTTCAAGGGTGCAATCGAGAGACTTGTGGAGAGGAGCAGGTTTTATCAAGCCAGTGGAATTAGAAAACATTATAGGAGTTGCAGTGCCCTTCCTGCTACTTGCATTTCTTAAATATGCATGGTGTGAATCTATGCTTCCTCTGCTTTTGCTTCTATACAATAAAGATGGCGATGGACATGCTGAACCTTTTCTACTCCCATTTCTTGATAGCCCAGGAGACACATATTGTGGGAAGAAATTATCAACACTTTTGTGCTTGAAATATCTATCTGAAGTTGAAGCTGGACTGTTGCCTCTTAGGCTATCACCACTGTTGTATACTCCTTTCATTCTTTTTTCCTCTTCTGTTTCTTCTTCTATCTCCTGCATTTTCACCGGGTTAAATGCACACActgttacttgttattgataatATTTCACTGGGGTTATAAAATATCAAGTTCTACTGGCAACATGTTGTGCCtgtttgatttttttgtaactcatttttattgttttactttaaacaatTCAGTGGTgggaagaaaatcaagaaaaattAGAACTACCACAGAAAGATCCGTTGCCAATATAAAATGTAAAATGTACGTCGCTAATTCCATTCTATTTAGAATTTGTCACGGGTACAACATCAATGACGAAATTCGCAACGGAATTATCCGTCAATGATGCTTAACAAAACTCTTATTTCCAACGAATTTTTGTCCATTAACCCTCCAAGTTTTTAGTGTTGGTTCCGCCATTAACGGTAAATATAAAGTTAAGAGCTTATTATAGATATTTTGTAAGGAAAATAAGCTACTCTTTCCGTTTTTctatgattttaagtttatcaatttgttcatttttatatttctttttatattatgACTGCACATTTGGCAATATTTTCTCAAATTTTCTCTTATTTATAGTAAGGGAGAggtttaatattaatataaataatactaatcAAGCCATAAAAATCAAGAAAAGAGAGGGGTATATATCACCACTAACAGCAACACACAACGTGGTTATAAAACCATAATTTCTGTCGGTAAACTAATTcaagttttgtttttttctaatAAAATCACATTTAGCAATTTATATGCAATTTTTGAATCACAGGGCTATATGCGACTAGAGCAATAGAATTAGAATGTCATGTGAAGAGCTGTGTGAATCTCTAATAAATTACTAACAGATTTTCAAATTCCTGAAAATTTTGTTTGTGATGTAcgaataaattattcaaaaacGAATCAATTCATATTTTAACGAGCGGCGCTAACAATCTAGCACTAAAATTGATGATAAATTGTCAAATGTGTTTGTATTGGAAGAAAAATTATTTCATTAGTACAAATTTAAATTGAGAATATCATTTTTACCTCTGTAGAAGATACCAAAACAGCAGAATGatcttctcaaaaaaaaaaacatgagaaTGCATTGCAAAGTTCGAGATGAGCAATGAATTGAATCCATAACAGGACAATCTCGTTCGACGATTTTATCGATTTATTCTGAAACGTAAACGAATTAAAAGCAAAAACATACCTGGTGAGGATGATCGGATAGGGCGGCGGTGGAACGACCTGATGGATCGCGAGATGTACGATCAGATTTAGGGGAAGAAGAAGGTAGCAACCTGGAACAAGAATGAAAAGGTACGGCGATGCAACACCATGTTAAGTAAATTCTGCAAAATTCTCGAAGGCTACAAGTTTTCTTCCTCGGATCGGCAATGGCTGCAGCTCCGGGTTTGCGAATGATCTGCTGATGATGAGGTTGTACCATCAGAAATCACTCGCAAACACACACAAAACTCGCCCCacccaaaaaaaaatgttaaacgaATTTCACTATAATCACTCTAAACTCGGGATTAATGCAAACATGCTCACCGTTTGTTTTATCCTTTAATTAGCACCTAATTTgttgtcactttattaatcttaatttgataattagtaATTAGTTCAGGAAATTGTTAATTATCAGTTCCCGGTCATAATTGGTTAAACTCACCACAAATAAAAGTTTGCTGGGTTAATTATATATTTGtgtatttttctttacaaatgcAATTTTGTGGTtgtaaaattttgtatttttttattttgccaaatttgaccgataataatctcaaaatgaaattttttaagaattaaagttgtttagtatcacatttattttactttttcagtatcatcattttttgagttttctctctctaaatattaattttctctctcataaaaaaaaacaacacttaaatgacctcaaatctaaaaaattgaagaattaaaattgtttaaaatatcatttaattcttgaaaattttaattgtccccaatttaaaaaatttgttattgttgaattatatttaataactACCTATTTCTTAATAGAATTTATTGGATGGAAAATGTTATGTTTAGTAAAGAGTTTTTTTAGAGTAAAATTAATGGTTTGAGCCATTTTAaaagttttgactagtcaaaactctaatagtggtgtttggtgaagataGATTTGAAAGAGTTTACCGTTAATTACTATCTTTTAATCTCAAATAAAGATTTTACCATttctttatttgtcattttacacaaactgCTATTAACAAtcactaaaattttataaaaaatgtaATCAGGTAACAGCTAATTTAATAAGCTAACAACTAACAACTATTTACCGAAATGGTTAAAATGGAAGACACATTCCGGCACGTGTCAAAGTGCTAACCACACGTATCAAAAAGAAATAatcaatagaaaaataattaggaactttTGGAAGTTCACGGAGCAGTTGAAGTTTTGGATTTATTGAATACAATTAGACACTAATATGAGGTTATTGAATGTATTTAGACAAAAATAATAGTCATTTGAGACTTTTAAAAGTTGAAGGGGATAGTTGAAATTTTGAGTCATGAAGCAAGAAATGCATTTTTGTATagaaaaaatgatatattaatgCAAATCAAAGTGTGCAAAGTTTATAAATATGTTGGTTTATGTGGTGATTCCATAAGTCCTGATGTAGACTATGTAGCTCTAGATAGTTCGTGAGCCACATCATTCGTAGAACGACCAACAAACCTGATATTAATGTCATTAAAAGAATAAAGTAAAGAATTACATTCCTCTACAATAATGTCATATGTTGACCGAAAAGGAGCTTGTTTAAGATAATGAACCACTGTTGTTGCATTAGTCCCAACTAAATAATTATCTAAACCATAATTTTTGAGCCAACTAAGAGCTCTCCAATTCTCATAATTTTTCATCTTTAGCCAAATAATTACCCATACAACACCGTGGTTGATTAGAAAAAGATGAAAGATGACGAATGAGATGTCAGGACTCCTACCTTTTCGATTTCTCTCGGTTTCCATAAAAACCTGTAAACTACCATGATTGATCTAGACACAAATGAATTGTTGCAGTTACGAAGTTTTCACTCGAATCCCTAATATGAACCATGTCATTTTCAAAAATGtgatttagtgattttcaggccttttatgtaattttcttttatgtaattttctttatttctttccttttctatttCGGACTAGGGTTTGGATTTTGCTATTTAAACAACAAATTCAGCTGTAATATTCGGTTTTTTATATTCAATaatattattttgtatttttcagaATTCTCTGAATTTTGAAGGTTGATTAACGCGTATTCATGCGCGAACCAATGTTTGTTAACCTTTGTGATATTCATGCTGCGTCACCAGCCCATGACAGTTCCACCCAAGGAGACTCGTGATGGACGAGCCTGGCTTGCAGCACCCACATGGGGCCCTTCTTTTGGGCCAACTCATTAGTGTTTTCAAAACTTACTCCCTCCTCTCCAAGCCTATCTTTCCGTCTATGTTTGGGATCCATAATTACCAACCCCTTCTCTTGATCTGTAACTGTAGTTTCCCTATTATTAACACATGACCCACCAAGAACATCAATTACCATATTAATCTTCCCTTTAATAATGTCTGGATTCTGCACATCAACCCCACTAACTAAGCTAACTTCCCGAAACCGCATATTATCCCCACTAACTGTGCTAATTTCCTTTTGTAACAATTCAGTTTTAATAGCTCATTTCCCCCTTATTGTACGTCCACCCTCCTCTCCCTGGAGAATAGCCTTCGTCACCAGCCATCTAGCCCTTTTGTTCTGTTTTTTCCTTCATAAAAGAGCAAACATACTAGGACTATAAGGAGGTTCTATATTACCATCATTTTCCTCATAGACTATTGGATAAGAAAAATCAGTATGGTCCAAAAGGCcataaataaacaaaatcttTTGATGCGTTTATACTTAAAATCCACCCAAAACCAGTCCTATATGGATTTCTTCATCTTTATCCTTTTCATGAGAGATTTACGGACATATATGGACACTCTTAAGCACATGCACTCCCTCCATATTCCTAGAAAAATATTTGGATCGGTGCTAAGGAACCTACCTATATGATTACCTATTGTAATTGTAACTTTTCCTGAGCCGATGGGCAGGTTATAAACTTGAACCCAAACACCGATTGTAAAAAGAGGAACCTCGGTAGGAATATCAGTTTGGGCCAATCTTTTAGCAAAAAGCAGTTTATTGCCAAACGTCCATAGGCCATCATCAATTACCCTTCTAATATTAATCTCATGAGAAATTGATATAGGAAAAAATTAGTATTAACCGCTTTAATGAAGACTCATTTTCTATGGTTCCATATTGCAGCCATAAGAGCACACATTAAATGAAAATCCACTGATTTATCATTAAGAAATCTACCAACTAAGCACCAATTGAGCAAATTTTCAGTGTTTTCACTCGAGGTCGAAGCACATTGATATGCGATATCATCGGATACATGATGTGTTGGAATCTAAGCAATTATATCTTGAGAAAATCTGTATTGATGGCAATATTTCGGATATGATGACTGAGTCCTTACCTAAGGACAAGTATGAATTTTATAGAGAACCAGTTGAACTGCTGGAGCCCTTCACCTAATCCGAGAGGAGGAGATTAATGACTTTTTCTCTCATTAGGATaagagaaaaaataataatattaaaatataataaaataaaagaaaataaaaaaagaaggaaaaatttaaaagaaaattaaaggaaaatataaattatctaattataatttacctattattattagtttatgtttttactataaattatatgcaattttttatttgtatttattcATTAGAAAACCAAAATATAAAACTTTTGAGATAAGAAAACCTCATTATATGTGAGAGAGAAAATCCTCTTGAAAGATAAAACCAACAGAGAGTTTAACCACTGTTGTATTTGAGATCATTATTATATTCTGATTAATTTTTTCAATAGTGAAATATACAAAATTATCTTTTGCTCATTTTATTTACACAAAGCTAGGAAAAGTTAGATCCCGGGAGtgctatatttatttattagctACTATACTTTTAGTCGTCTTCTCAACACACTCTatgtttaatataaatattttggataaattacacccatggccactgaactttacccattttcacattatggccactgaacttcaattcttcccgatatggccactgaactttaaactttgttacaccggtggccactaTGACCGTTGACCAGCTTTTATTACCGTTGACTCCCCTTTATGACCTGTTCTTTCTCTCATTTCCTATATCTAAAACCTAAAatacccattttacccttcttTCTCTACTCTATCCGTCTCTTCcactctttctctttctctttctctttctctctctatatttCAGTTGTAATCTGTTTACTGTTTATCTATCATTCGACATTGTTCTTATTGTTACTGATCATGTTCAGCCTGTTGATGATCCTTTTCGTGTTTTGATTTGTTGAAGTTCTTGGAGGAATCTGTATTCTTGAAAGGGATCGAGGTGTATGAACTTGTGATGgagatggatgtaatttacccagatAAGCACGAATGTCGTTCAAAGAATCAATTGCAATATGCACTGATTCCTGTATGGTTACTTTGTAGTGATAATTAAAATTTCTGATGTATCAGGAACTGTCAACAAATGAGCTTGTGATGAAGATTAATGACGACTGTATAGACTTCTAGGAGAGAGAAATAAACgaaagatagagagagaaagagaaagagaaccCATTCAAATCAGGTATAAAGGGTAGACTTGATAATCCTTTGCTTGGGAAGATTTAACGATGTACCAAATATTCCAGAATTTCCACAAGGAAAAGGACCTGAAGCTTTCCATGGTGAAGTAATACACGCCATGGATTATATAAACATGGATAATGAATCTGCTAGAAACTTTGTTAAAAGGAAGAAAGTAACAGTTATTGGCCTTCAAAAATTTGCCATGGATATTGCAATGGAATGCTCTGCAACAAATggtatatatacatatgtatataCCAAATGGAAGAGACGGATGAAAGGAAAGAGAGATAAAGAGACAaagaagggtaaaatgggtatTTTGGGTTTTAGATAGAGAAAATGAGAGAGAGAGCCGGTCATAAAGGAGAGTCAACGGTAATAAAAGCTGGTCAATGGTCAtagtggccaccggtgtaacAAAGtctaaagttcaatggccataccgggaagaattgaaagtggccacaatgtgaaaatgggtaaagttcagtggctatagatgtaatttaccctaaatatttttattataaggatataaaagtaaattatatataaactttACCTTACTTTACCCTCCTCAAACAAAATACAACAACATTATCAACTCATCATTTACCTTACCTTATTTCTAAACACAACAATATATTTCATAGACCATTACCATATTTCACTCAACTTATGTTACCATATTTTAATGACACCTCATccaaaaaacatgtaaaacccATTTCACCGCTTCCTAACGTGTCTTTTTTAGATTTGCCATGAATCTACTAACAACACTAACCGTATGTGAAATATCTAGACGTGTACATACCATGCACATCAAACTTCCAACAACACTAGAGTAAGGTATACGTTCCATGTATACCTCCCCTTTCGCTGTAGTAGGAGATTGTTTACTAAAAAGCTTAAATGTGGAATCAATGGAGTCCATGTTGACTTAATATCTTTCATAAATTTGAAAATCAAACGCCATGCGTTTACTGGATACACAACCCTTCAAAGTTGCCAAAGTCACTGTCATCTCACCAAACACTCAATCAAGCACCTTCTAATGGAGATGCTCTTAACAAAAAAATTAGGCGAGACTAACTTTTagaagagggaaaaaaatatggaaaatcTATATAAGTCGTAAGCTTTAATGTCGATGTGTCACTATTATAAAAAGATGTATGTTTCAGtttttatatatagtataatatataaatttaaaaagcgAATAGAGATAGGCCACAAATATTTACTACTCACAAACTTTTAATTACTTAGAAAacgtataaataattaatttatctcCAATATTTTAGCCATATCTTTCATATCTCACATTGACTAATCTTCAAATTTAAACACAGTTCAAAAGCATACAACTATGAACTCAAACCTCACAACTATGTGTTTTTTGCTTCACGAAACCCAattaaaaaacgaaaaaaaaaatcttaatgaATGATGGAACTCGAGCATACCATGTaacaaaaaagaagaagcatTGTACTCGTCTATCTCCATTTCACCATTATCAATTCACTCGTATCTCccatttcctttctcttttaGCCTCTGGTCGCTTTGTGACTTTCACCGTTAATTCTCGCTCTAACTTTTATTAGTCGTCGCTTCAAACATTTGATTAACAACAAAATTTTGAAGGTATGTGAAAGGTActctaccccccccccccccccttatgttttttttttgtttgtttttctattCTCTAGTCTTATATAATTCGACAATAATTGGAAGAGCTTGAACAATTGAGGAAAAATTTGAGGAAAATAGAGAGATAAGAAAGTGAGAGAGAatgataaattgttttattactAGTTGAAGATTTGCGCGCTGCGCGGGATGTATACTATTTTATCAAATACTCTAAACatattattgaatttaaaaatatgtattaattaacatttttaaattttagttaTTTATGATAGaagtataaaatttaattacataaaaacattaaaaattaaaatcccTTCAAAATAATCTTACATTCAAATATGTGGTCTTAAATCTTAATGCATATCTAACCTCAATTCAATAATTGATGTTAACATATATATTTGGGTTTAATATCAATATTGTGCAattaaattcacaaacctaTTAAATTTTATAGTATATAAAAATCGCAAGTTCATTAATAACGTATTAACAGAGAGTAGCAATATTgtcaatatatatttcatttgaTTCGGATAGCTATAACATCTctttttttgttattaataaAGTAgtaaacaattttatttttatttttttttgcaaaaaaatTTCATGTTAGTAATTCAACTTTAGTAACCATAAAATCAAAAACTTTGTCAGTTAAATAATCATAAAAGCCTatttttttctataattttGTGTTATGAGTATCAAGAAGGAAAATTTAGCGAAAATGGTGGCTGAAACTTAAAAATAAACTCATAAAATTAATAGCAGTTAACCGAAACACTGATATGATCTCTATTTATCTCTCATCTTGCTCTATCATCAAGAATGGTTAGTATTACTTGCAATACTATTTCTGGTTTGCCATAAATCTTTTTGCCATTTCAAATCATTCTCTAAGTTCAAATTTAAAACAGATTTTGCAAAATAACTACTATGCATGTAATCTGGCCATTTCGTTTTGCCAAATCCTTTGGATTTGTAtggttttttgaaatttcaatccagccatttattttttctttgtttctttgATTGTTTGTCTTTTTATCTGATTATCCACACCATTTGTATGTCAATCCACACTttctcttctctccttttaaaatatatttagttAAACTTATTAATGATGAAACAATGTAATAGTGTAAATTTATCTGCAAAAACACtatcaaaaaatttaaaattgattGATTGCACTttcataataattattattaaacaattatataagaaaacaataaattaattaaataacaaaaataacGTTTGAAGCAATAATAGAACAAAAAtatgaagaaaacaaaaaaagtcATCAAACAAAAAAAGCAAGACATTTAAGGTTTGAACCACAAACTCCATAATTCATAGTCGAGAATCGACTTCCATTGAAAGGTAGTCGATAATTGATCCTAACAAGATGAGCAATATGATACCATAGAGATTGACAGTATAATTGCCAATactttgaataaaaaataacttAACCAAAGGCAACACTACTaaataaaaaggaaagaaaaatataaataaaaacttttaaaTAAGAAACAAGAAGTACTAATCTTCAATTTATATTCATAACAACTCTCTGTGTATGGATCGAATTGGAGATAAGAAGAagttgaatgaaaaattaatgtCTTGAGATAATGGAACATATCATATATTTCACGGGAAAAATGTATCTACAAAGATTAGATATCTAAGGAAAATATTTTAGTCAATTGCCACTATGAAATCAGTATAATTCAAtccaataaaaatttataatctTTTGGAGAATAAAACCAATGAATGGATAATTAACTCTATGATCAATGATTTCTATTAATATATAC of the Euphorbia lathyris chromosome 7, ddEupLath1.1, whole genome shotgun sequence genome contains:
- the LOC136234842 gene encoding uncharacterized protein, with the protein product MVQPHHQQIIRKPGAAAIADPRKKTCSLREFCRIYLTWCCIAVPFHSCSRLLPSSSPKSDRTSRDPSGRSTAALSDHPHQEIEEETEEEKRMKGVYNSGDSLRGNSPASTSDRYFKHKSVDNFFPQYVSPGLSRNGSRKGSACPSPSLLYRSKSRGSIDSHHAYLRNASSRKGTATPIMFSNSTGLIKPAPLHKSLDCTLEELSFGCTKKIKVTRDVLTNTGQIIQEEEMLTINVKPGWKKGTKVTFEGMGNERPGSLPADITFIIAEKKHSLFRREGDNLELTIEIPLIKALTASEISIPLLGGNNFSLMFDDIIIYPGYHKLIQGQGMPNTKDHGKRGDLRVNFLVEFPSELTEDQRLDLVSILEDSG